The following are from one region of the Juglans regia cultivar Chandler chromosome 10, Walnut 2.0, whole genome shotgun sequence genome:
- the LOC109008786 gene encoding light-inducible protein CPRF2-like isoform X2: MQHETKSKRINSRYKRTTKMRENLVRAMDTVFPVDELPDPFWPSAAGSSTAMNRSESEWALERFMEELSSSSSPAALATVSAAAAAAAASLPLPKIVASPATTVSPVGSSSSTSRRDEADDQVIDNPNHPQPLDRPYLTAPVDPDEYRALLQSKLHMACAVAAQRGSASKPEECGNVVESQLQGLKPSQPGSQAHDDKAAEHNFPTAQSEADGGPLGIPESPLQRKSGVQIRQTTSGSSREDSDDDELEGDMETPGNNTDVKRARRMLSNRESARRSRSRKQAHMNELETQVSQLRAENSTLLERLSDMNQKYEQSGVDNRILKADIEALRANVKMAEETVKRLTNLPQMNLAMANMPSAGMPFACNPMNDNAALPILPNPNQYFHQPVPSVANATPHHQRLDSSFPSNPPIPLVGNPQKTIGGNRVAEMSSMQHTASVPQAQKHISADASSLGAMPSWDPELSHTVANNN; the protein is encoded by the exons ATGCAGCACGAGACAAAAAGCAAGCGAATCAATTCACGGTACAAACGGACAACGAAAATGCGAGAAAACTTGGTGAGAGCGATGGATACTGTGTTCCCCGTCGATGAACTGCCCGATCCGTTCTGGCCTTCGGCAGCGGGTTCGTCCACAGCGATGAATCGGAGCGAGTCGGAGTGGGCCCTGGAGCGATTTATGGAGGAGCTCTCCTCCTCATCATCACCGGCTGCCTTGGCTACGGTCTCGGCGGCTGCGGCGGCGGCAGCGGCATCTCTGCCCCTTCCCAAGATCGTCGCTTCCCCAGCAACCACCGTGTCTCCCGTGGGATCTTCATCTTCCACGTCTAGAAGAGACGAAGCCGACGACCAGGTCATCGACAATCCTAATCATCCGCAGCCGTTGGATCGTCCGTATCTGACGGCTCCGGTTGATCCCGATGAGTACCGCGCGCTTCTTCAAAGTAAGCTCCATATGGCATGTGCCGTCGCTGCTCAACGG GGGTCGGCTTCAAAGCCTGAGGAATGCGGTAATGTTGTGGAGAGTCAATTGCAGGGGTTAAAGCCGTCTCAACCTGGATCTCAAGCGCACGATGATAAAG CTGCGGAACATAATTTCCCTACGGCACAAAGCGAGGCTGATGGTGGACCACTTGGCATTCCGGAATCACCTTTGCAGAGAAAATCTGGAGTACAGATCAGACAAACAACCAGTGGATCATCGAGAGAGGATTCGGATGATGATGAACTCGAGGGAGATATGGAAACCCCTGGGAATAATACTGATGTGAAACGTGCTAGGAG AATGCTTTCTAATCGAGAATCAGCAAGACGCTCTAGAAGTAGAAAACAAGCGCATATGAACGAACTTGAGACACAG GTCAGTCAGCTTAGGGCTGAAAACTCTACATTGTTAGAGCGTCTTTCTGACATGAATCAGAAGTACGAGCAATCTGGTGTTGACAACAGAATTTTAAAAGCTGATATTGAGGCTTTGAGAGCAAAT GTGAAGATGGCTGAAGAAACAGTTAAACGACTGACAAATCTCCCCCAGATGAATCTAGCCATGGCCAATATGCCTAGTGCAGGAATGCCATTTGCATGCAACCCGATGAACGATAATGCTGCTTTACCAATTTTGCCGAACCCAAACCAATACTTTCACCAGCCAGTTCCATCTGTTGCCAATGCTACTCCACATCACCAGAGACTGGACAGCAGTTTCCCCAGCAACCCTCCAATTCCTCTTGTTGGAAACCCACAAAAAACTATTGGTGGAAACAGAGTAGCTGAAATGTCTTCGATGCAACACACAGCTAGCGTGCCACAAGCGCAAAAGCACATTTCTGCAGATGCTAGCTCGCTCGGGGCCATGCCTAGTTGGGATCCCGAACTTTCTCATACGGTTGCAAACAATAATTAG
- the LOC109008786 gene encoding light-inducible protein CPRF2-like isoform X1 produces MQHETKSKRINSRYKRTTKMRENLVRAMDTVFPVDELPDPFWPSAAGSSTAMNRSESEWALERFMEELSSSSSPAALATVSAAAAAAAASLPLPKIVASPATTVSPVGSSSSTSRRDEADDQVIDNPNHPQPLDRPYLTAPVDPDEYRALLQSKLHMACAVAAQRGSASKPEECGNVVESQLQGLKPSQPGSQAHDDKVTVAAEHNFPTAQSEADGGPLGIPESPLQRKSGVQIRQTTSGSSREDSDDDELEGDMETPGNNTDVKRARRMLSNRESARRSRSRKQAHMNELETQVSQLRAENSTLLERLSDMNQKYEQSGVDNRILKADIEALRANVKMAEETVKRLTNLPQMNLAMANMPSAGMPFACNPMNDNAALPILPNPNQYFHQPVPSVANATPHHQRLDSSFPSNPPIPLVGNPQKTIGGNRVAEMSSMQHTASVPQAQKHISADASSLGAMPSWDPELSHTVANNN; encoded by the exons ATGCAGCACGAGACAAAAAGCAAGCGAATCAATTCACGGTACAAACGGACAACGAAAATGCGAGAAAACTTGGTGAGAGCGATGGATACTGTGTTCCCCGTCGATGAACTGCCCGATCCGTTCTGGCCTTCGGCAGCGGGTTCGTCCACAGCGATGAATCGGAGCGAGTCGGAGTGGGCCCTGGAGCGATTTATGGAGGAGCTCTCCTCCTCATCATCACCGGCTGCCTTGGCTACGGTCTCGGCGGCTGCGGCGGCGGCAGCGGCATCTCTGCCCCTTCCCAAGATCGTCGCTTCCCCAGCAACCACCGTGTCTCCCGTGGGATCTTCATCTTCCACGTCTAGAAGAGACGAAGCCGACGACCAGGTCATCGACAATCCTAATCATCCGCAGCCGTTGGATCGTCCGTATCTGACGGCTCCGGTTGATCCCGATGAGTACCGCGCGCTTCTTCAAAGTAAGCTCCATATGGCATGTGCCGTCGCTGCTCAACGG GGGTCGGCTTCAAAGCCTGAGGAATGCGGTAATGTTGTGGAGAGTCAATTGCAGGGGTTAAAGCCGTCTCAACCTGGATCTCAAGCGCACGATGATAAAG TTACTGTAGCTGCGGAACATAATTTCCCTACGGCACAAAGCGAGGCTGATGGTGGACCACTTGGCATTCCGGAATCACCTTTGCAGAGAAAATCTGGAGTACAGATCAGACAAACAACCAGTGGATCATCGAGAGAGGATTCGGATGATGATGAACTCGAGGGAGATATGGAAACCCCTGGGAATAATACTGATGTGAAACGTGCTAGGAG AATGCTTTCTAATCGAGAATCAGCAAGACGCTCTAGAAGTAGAAAACAAGCGCATATGAACGAACTTGAGACACAG GTCAGTCAGCTTAGGGCTGAAAACTCTACATTGTTAGAGCGTCTTTCTGACATGAATCAGAAGTACGAGCAATCTGGTGTTGACAACAGAATTTTAAAAGCTGATATTGAGGCTTTGAGAGCAAAT GTGAAGATGGCTGAAGAAACAGTTAAACGACTGACAAATCTCCCCCAGATGAATCTAGCCATGGCCAATATGCCTAGTGCAGGAATGCCATTTGCATGCAACCCGATGAACGATAATGCTGCTTTACCAATTTTGCCGAACCCAAACCAATACTTTCACCAGCCAGTTCCATCTGTTGCCAATGCTACTCCACATCACCAGAGACTGGACAGCAGTTTCCCCAGCAACCCTCCAATTCCTCTTGTTGGAAACCCACAAAAAACTATTGGTGGAAACAGAGTAGCTGAAATGTCTTCGATGCAACACACAGCTAGCGTGCCACAAGCGCAAAAGCACATTTCTGCAGATGCTAGCTCGCTCGGGGCCATGCCTAGTTGGGATCCCGAACTTTCTCATACGGTTGCAAACAATAATTAG
- the LOC109008785 gene encoding V-type proton ATPase subunit F-like isoform X1, which translates to MLEQRIVYDQHLSIVIACAFVFCMMFLWAGEGTMLFSAVFFPLCMSPNIFSRLWLHPSSLMASRAQIHTSNSALIAMIADEDTVVGFLLAGVGNVDLRRKANYLIVDSKTTIKQIEDAFKEFTTREDIAVMLISQYVANMIRFLVDSYNRPVPAILEIPSKDHPYDPTHD; encoded by the exons aTGCTTGAGCAGCGTATTGTGTACGATCAACATCTCTCTATTGTCATCGCTTGTGCTTTCGTCTTTTGTATGATGTTTCTCTGGGCAGGGGAGGGAACCATGCTGTTTAGTGCAGTTTTTTTTCCGTTGTGCATGTCTCCTA ACATTTTTTCTCGCTTGTGGTTGCATCCTTCATCTTTAATGGCCAGCAGAGCTCAAATCCATACTAGCAACTCAGCACTCATTGCCATGATTGCAGATGAG GACACTGTAGTTGGATTTCTCCTGGCTGGAGTGGGTAATGTTGACTTACGAAGAAAGGCAAATTACCTTATCGTGGACTCAA AAACAACCATTAAACAAATTGAAGATGCATTTAAAGAGTTCACCACCAGGGAGGACATTGCTGTAATGCTGATTAGCCAATAT GTTGCAAATATGATAAGGTTTTTGGTTGATAGCTACAACAGACCAGTTCCCGCTATTTTAGAGATTCCTTCTAAGGACCATCCTTATGACCCTACACATGATTAA
- the LOC109008785 gene encoding uncharacterized protein LOC109008785 isoform X5, protein MLEQRIVYDQHLSIVIACAFVFCMMFLWAGEGTMLFSAVFFPLCMSPNIFSRLWLHPSSLMASRAQIHTSNSALIAMIADEDVDNYTSVLPHGILRG, encoded by the exons aTGCTTGAGCAGCGTATTGTGTACGATCAACATCTCTCTATTGTCATCGCTTGTGCTTTCGTCTTTTGTATGATGTTTCTCTGGGCAGGGGAGGGAACCATGCTGTTTAGTGCAGTTTTTTTTCCGTTGTGCATGTCTCCTA ACATTTTTTCTCGCTTGTGGTTGCATCCTTCATCTTTAATGGCCAGCAGAGCTCAAATCCATACTAGCAACTCAGCACTCATTGCCATGATTGCAGATGAG GATGTGGACAACTATACTTCTGTTCTACCCCATG GAATCCTGAGAGGCTGA
- the LOC109008785 gene encoding uncharacterized protein LOC109008785 isoform X3 has product MLEQRIVYDQHLSIVIACAFVFCMMFLWAGEGTMLFSAVFFPLCMSPNIFSRLWLHPSSLMASRAQIHTSNSALIAMIADEDTVVGFLLAGVGNVDLRRKANYLIVDSSCKYDKVFG; this is encoded by the exons aTGCTTGAGCAGCGTATTGTGTACGATCAACATCTCTCTATTGTCATCGCTTGTGCTTTCGTCTTTTGTATGATGTTTCTCTGGGCAGGGGAGGGAACCATGCTGTTTAGTGCAGTTTTTTTTCCGTTGTGCATGTCTCCTA ACATTTTTTCTCGCTTGTGGTTGCATCCTTCATCTTTAATGGCCAGCAGAGCTCAAATCCATACTAGCAACTCAGCACTCATTGCCATGATTGCAGATGAG GACACTGTAGTTGGATTTCTCCTGGCTGGAGTGGGTAATGTTGACTTACGAAGAAAGGCAAATTACCTTATCGTGGACTCAA GTTGCAAATATGATAAGGTTTTTGGTTGA
- the LOC109008785 gene encoding V-type proton ATPase subunit F-like isoform X2 — MFSNTHSYLLEFDMGLLHYLKFADIFSRLWLHPSSLMASRAQIHTSNSALIAMIADEDTVVGFLLAGVGNVDLRRKANYLIVDSKTTIKQIEDAFKEFTTREDIAVMLISQYVANMIRFLVDSYNRPVPAILEIPSKDHPYDPTHD, encoded by the exons ATGTTCTCAAACACGCATAGCTATTTACTTGAGTTTGATATGGGTTTACTTCATTATCTGAAATTTGCAGACATTTTTTCTCGCTTGTGGTTGCATCCTTCATCTTTAATGGCCAGCAGAGCTCAAATCCATACTAGCAACTCAGCACTCATTGCCATGATTGCAGATGAG GACACTGTAGTTGGATTTCTCCTGGCTGGAGTGGGTAATGTTGACTTACGAAGAAAGGCAAATTACCTTATCGTGGACTCAA AAACAACCATTAAACAAATTGAAGATGCATTTAAAGAGTTCACCACCAGGGAGGACATTGCTGTAATGCTGATTAGCCAATAT GTTGCAAATATGATAAGGTTTTTGGTTGATAGCTACAACAGACCAGTTCCCGCTATTTTAGAGATTCCTTCTAAGGACCATCCTTATGACCCTACACATGATTAA
- the LOC109008785 gene encoding V-type proton ATPase subunit F-like isoform X4: MASRAQIHTSNSALIAMIADEDTVVGFLLAGVGNVDLRRKANYLIVDSKTTIKQIEDAFKEFTTREDIAVMLISQYVANMIRFLVDSYNRPVPAILEIPSKDHPYDPTHD; encoded by the exons ATGGCCAGCAGAGCTCAAATCCATACTAGCAACTCAGCACTCATTGCCATGATTGCAGATGAG GACACTGTAGTTGGATTTCTCCTGGCTGGAGTGGGTAATGTTGACTTACGAAGAAAGGCAAATTACCTTATCGTGGACTCAA AAACAACCATTAAACAAATTGAAGATGCATTTAAAGAGTTCACCACCAGGGAGGACATTGCTGTAATGCTGATTAGCCAATAT GTTGCAAATATGATAAGGTTTTTGGTTGATAGCTACAACAGACCAGTTCCCGCTATTTTAGAGATTCCTTCTAAGGACCATCCTTATGACCCTACACATGATTAA
- the LOC109008785 gene encoding V-type proton ATPase subunit F-like isoform X6, translating into MCLDTVVGFLLAGVGNVDLRRKANYLIVDSKTTIKQIEDAFKEFTTREDIAVMLISQYVANMIRFLVDSYNRPVPAILEIPSKDHPYDPTHD; encoded by the exons ATGTGTCTT GACACTGTAGTTGGATTTCTCCTGGCTGGAGTGGGTAATGTTGACTTACGAAGAAAGGCAAATTACCTTATCGTGGACTCAA AAACAACCATTAAACAAATTGAAGATGCATTTAAAGAGTTCACCACCAGGGAGGACATTGCTGTAATGCTGATTAGCCAATAT GTTGCAAATATGATAAGGTTTTTGGTTGATAGCTACAACAGACCAGTTCCCGCTATTTTAGAGATTCCTTCTAAGGACCATCCTTATGACCCTACACATGATTAA